The following are encoded in a window of Citrobacter freundii genomic DNA:
- a CDS encoding ABC transporter ATP-binding protein: MKPIIQVQAVSQRFSTASGEFLALQNVSFDIHEGETVSLIGHSGCGKSTLLNLIAGITLPTEGGLLCDNREIAGPGPERAVVFQNHSLLPWLSCFDNVALAVDQVFRRTMNKAERREWIAHNLERVQMGHAMHKHPGEVSGGMKQRVGIARALAMKPKVLLMDEPFGALDALTRAHLQDTVMQIQQSLNTTIVLITHDVDEAVLLSDRVMMMTNGPAATVGEILAVNLPRPRNRVQLADDSRYHHLRQRILHFLYEKQPKAA, encoded by the coding sequence ATGAAACCCATTATTCAGGTACAGGCAGTGAGCCAACGTTTTTCCACCGCCAGCGGCGAGTTTCTGGCGCTGCAAAACGTCTCGTTTGATATCCATGAAGGGGAAACGGTCAGCCTGATTGGTCATTCCGGCTGCGGGAAATCGACGTTGCTGAATCTGATCGCGGGCATCACGTTACCCACTGAAGGCGGCCTGCTTTGCGATAACCGCGAAATTGCCGGGCCGGGGCCGGAGCGGGCGGTTGTATTCCAGAACCATTCATTGCTGCCGTGGCTGAGTTGCTTTGACAACGTGGCGCTGGCGGTCGATCAGGTCTTTCGCCGCACCATGAACAAGGCCGAGCGGCGCGAGTGGATTGCGCACAATCTTGAACGGGTGCAGATGGGCCACGCGATGCACAAACATCCAGGCGAGGTTTCCGGCGGCATGAAGCAGCGAGTGGGTATTGCCCGTGCGCTGGCCATGAAACCCAAAGTGCTGCTGATGGATGAACCGTTTGGCGCGCTGGATGCACTCACCAGAGCACATTTGCAGGACACGGTGATGCAGATCCAGCAATCGCTGAACACCACCATTGTGCTGATTACCCATGACGTCGATGAGGCGGTGCTGCTCTCTGATCGGGTGATGATGATGACCAACGGCCCGGCGGCCACGGTGGGCGAGATTCTGGCGGTAAATCTGCCGCGCCCGCGTAACCGCGTCCAGTTGGCGGATGACAGCCGTTATCACCACCTGCGGCAACGCATCCTCCACTTCCTGTATGAGAAACAGCCGAAGGCGGCGTAA
- a CDS encoding CmpA/NrtA family ABC transporter substrate-binding protein yields MDDRTVLLTRRRFLQASAAIGGASLISGLMPSVWAAGSDAPEMTTVRVGFIPLTDCAPLVIAALKGFDKKYGITLVPSKEASWAAVRDKLVSGELDAAHVLYGLLYGLELGIASKPQAMANLMTLNQNGQAITLSAALQEQGIADAPSLKKLIAGQAPGTYTFAHTFPTGTHAMWLYYWLASADINPFTDIRTVVVPPPQMVMNMRIGNMSGFCVGEPWNVRAINDRIGFTAATSQTIWPDHPEKVLGTRREWVEKHPHTARALVSAVLEASRWIDASEANKRETAQILAGRAWLNTKAQYLTGRMLGEYDNGAGHRWQDAHPIQFFRDGEVSFPWHSDGMWFLTQFRRWGLLKQAPDYADIAARVNRVDIWRDAATAVGGITPPAQLLRTSTLMDGTVWDGRDPEAYANRFTLHRKGA; encoded by the coding sequence ATGGATGACAGAACAGTTTTGCTAACGCGGCGGCGATTCCTGCAGGCCAGCGCCGCCATCGGGGGGGCATCCCTGATTTCCGGCCTGATGCCATCGGTGTGGGCTGCAGGGTCTGACGCGCCAGAAATGACCACGGTCAGAGTGGGCTTCATTCCCCTCACTGACTGCGCGCCGTTGGTGATTGCCGCGTTGAAAGGCTTTGATAAAAAGTACGGCATTACGCTGGTGCCCAGCAAAGAGGCCAGTTGGGCGGCGGTACGTGACAAACTGGTTTCCGGCGAACTGGACGCCGCCCACGTTCTGTATGGACTCTTGTACGGGCTGGAGTTGGGCATCGCCAGCAAACCGCAGGCGATGGCAAATCTGATGACGCTGAACCAAAACGGCCAGGCCATCACGCTGTCTGCTGCGCTGCAGGAGCAGGGGATCGCCGACGCGCCGTCGCTGAAAAAGCTGATTGCCGGGCAGGCGCCAGGAACCTACACCTTCGCGCATACCTTTCCTACTGGCACGCACGCCATGTGGCTCTATTACTGGCTGGCCAGCGCCGACATCAATCCGTTTACCGATATCCGTACCGTGGTGGTGCCGCCGCCGCAAATGGTGATGAACATGCGCATCGGCAATATGAGCGGTTTCTGCGTCGGCGAACCGTGGAATGTGCGGGCCATTAACGACCGCATCGGATTTACCGCCGCTACCTCGCAGACAATCTGGCCCGATCATCCGGAAAAAGTGCTCGGCACGCGCCGGGAATGGGTGGAGAAGCATCCGCACACCGCCCGGGCGTTGGTCAGCGCCGTACTTGAGGCGTCGCGCTGGATTGACGCCAGCGAGGCCAACAAACGTGAAACGGCGCAAATCCTTGCCGGGCGCGCCTGGCTCAATACCAAAGCACAGTACCTGACCGGGCGCATGCTGGGCGAATACGACAACGGTGCTGGTCATCGCTGGCAGGACGCGCACCCGATCCAATTCTTTCGTGACGGAGAAGTCAGCTTCCCGTGGCACTCGGACGGCATGTGGTTCCTGACGCAGTTCCGCCGCTGGGGACTGCTTAAGCAGGCACCGGACTATGCGGATATTGCGGCCAGGGTCAACCGTGTTGATATCTGGCGCGATGCGGCGACGGCCGTAGGCGGCATAACCCCGCCAGCGCAGCTACTGCGTACCAGCACGCTGATGGACGGTACCGTGTGGGACGGTCGCGACCCGGAAGCGTATGCCAACCGCTTTACCCTCCACCGTAAAGGAGCCTGA
- a CDS encoding nitrate reductase produces MSEIRTTCPYCGVGCGVIAQVSEKGVNVRGDPDHPANFGRLCVKGAALAETTGLSGRLLQPTVDGAKVSWSQALETAGTRLRSIIAQHGPQAVAFYASGQLLTEDYYAANKLMKGFIGAANIDTNSRLCMSSAVTGYKRALGADVVPCSYEDIECSDLVVLVGSNAAWTHPVLYQRLVQARQTNPLLKVVVIDPRRTATCDIADLHLPLLPGSDGGLFVGLLNRIATDGAALGDFDGATETLAIARDWDVARVAEFCGLEVAEVTAFYDAFMQAPKAVTLYTMGINQSASGSDKCNAIINVHLASGKYARAGCGPFSLTGQPNAMGGREVGGLATQLAAQMSFDPQDLSRVARFWGAERLAQTPGLMAVELFEAIGNGKIKAVWIMGTNPAVSLPDSHAVCQALAACPLVIVSEVVADTDTSRYAHIRFPAQAWGEKNGTVTNSERRISRQRAFLSSPGEARADWWIIAQMAKQLGYAGAFSWQNAWEVFCEHAALSGFENNGERAFDIGALADMTYAQWEDMTPVRWPVSRRLAPLNLWQGWHANQRLRLVPVTPQGMTTACDALYPLVLNSGRIRDQWHTMTRTGTVSHLMQHISEPLVEVSPEDAARFQLTGGALCRISSPRGLMVGRVAIQPGQRAGSAFTSMHWNNSFARQGRVNALVAPVCDPHSGQPESKQTAVRIMPWQPQWQGEMFSRHQLTLPGFVHWWRKAADTVFRYTLAGDREFASWLCQYCTAQGWQIQQAHWGQGLNILAWREGQLMLGFWSAATQPEIDTVTILAAFVRAPDNAEIRHALLSGKPAGIAPDEGAIVCSCFSVGEMAIVRAITDGCHSVQTLGQQLRCGSNCGSCIPELRALLKQTVTLKE; encoded by the coding sequence ATGAGTGAGATACGTACCACATGTCCCTACTGCGGCGTCGGCTGTGGGGTGATCGCCCAGGTGAGCGAAAAAGGCGTTAACGTCCGGGGCGATCCTGACCATCCGGCAAACTTTGGTCGCCTGTGCGTCAAAGGCGCGGCGCTGGCGGAAACCACCGGGCTGAGCGGCAGATTGTTACAGCCGACGGTTGACGGGGCGAAGGTCAGTTGGTCGCAGGCGCTGGAAACCGCAGGCACGCGTCTGCGCAGCATTATCGCCCAGCACGGCCCGCAGGCGGTGGCCTTTTACGCTTCCGGTCAGCTACTGACGGAAGATTACTACGCGGCCAACAAGCTGATGAAAGGTTTTATCGGTGCGGCCAATATCGATACCAACTCGCGGCTTTGCATGTCGTCGGCGGTGACCGGCTATAAGCGGGCGCTGGGTGCCGACGTGGTGCCCTGCAGTTATGAAGATATCGAGTGTAGCGATCTGGTGGTGCTGGTGGGATCGAATGCCGCGTGGACGCATCCAGTGCTGTACCAACGGCTGGTGCAAGCACGACAAACCAATCCATTGTTGAAGGTGGTGGTTATCGATCCCCGACGTACTGCCACCTGTGATATTGCGGATCTGCATCTGCCGCTGCTGCCTGGCAGCGACGGTGGGCTGTTCGTGGGTTTACTCAACAGAATTGCCACCGACGGTGCAGCGCTGGGGGATTTTGACGGGGCAACGGAAACGCTGGCTATCGCGCGTGACTGGGACGTGGCGCGGGTGGCTGAGTTTTGTGGGCTGGAGGTGGCGGAAGTCACCGCGTTTTATGACGCGTTTATGCAGGCGCCAAAGGCCGTCACGCTGTACACCATGGGCATTAACCAGTCCGCCAGTGGCAGCGATAAATGCAATGCGATCATCAACGTCCACTTGGCCAGCGGTAAATACGCCCGCGCCGGGTGTGGGCCATTTTCGCTGACCGGACAGCCAAACGCGATGGGCGGTCGCGAGGTAGGCGGGCTGGCGACGCAGTTGGCAGCGCAGATGAGTTTTGACCCGCAGGACCTGTCGCGCGTGGCCCGCTTCTGGGGCGCTGAGCGGCTGGCGCAAACGCCGGGGTTGATGGCGGTCGAGCTGTTCGAGGCTATTGGCAACGGCAAGATTAAAGCGGTGTGGATCATGGGGACTAACCCGGCGGTATCGTTACCGGACAGCCATGCCGTGTGTCAGGCGCTGGCGGCCTGCCCGCTGGTCATTGTCTCCGAGGTGGTGGCCGACACCGATACCAGTCGCTATGCCCACATTCGCTTTCCGGCGCAGGCCTGGGGAGAGAAGAATGGTACGGTGACCAATTCAGAGCGGCGCATTTCTCGCCAGCGCGCCTTTTTGTCCTCTCCCGGTGAGGCGCGTGCGGATTGGTGGATTATCGCCCAGATGGCTAAACAGCTGGGGTATGCCGGGGCATTTAGCTGGCAAAACGCGTGGGAGGTCTTCTGTGAACATGCGGCGCTTTCCGGTTTTGAAAATAATGGGGAACGCGCCTTTGATATTGGTGCCCTGGCCGATATGACGTACGCGCAGTGGGAAGACATGACCCCGGTTCGCTGGCCGGTCAGTCGACGTCTAGCGCCGCTAAACCTCTGGCAGGGCTGGCACGCGAACCAGCGTTTGCGGCTGGTGCCTGTCACGCCGCAGGGGATGACAACTGCCTGTGATGCGCTCTATCCGCTGGTGTTAAACAGCGGGCGTATCCGTGACCAGTGGCACACCATGACCCGCACCGGCACCGTTTCGCACCTGATGCAGCACATCAGCGAACCGCTGGTCGAGGTGTCACCTGAGGACGCCGCACGATTTCAGCTGACCGGGGGAGCGCTGTGTCGTATCAGTTCCCCGCGCGGGCTGATGGTGGGCAGGGTGGCAATCCAACCAGGTCAGCGGGCGGGCAGCGCGTTTACCTCGATGCACTGGAACAACAGCTTTGCCCGTCAGGGCCGGGTAAACGCGCTGGTCGCGCCGGTGTGCGATCCCCATTCCGGACAGCCAGAAAGCAAACAGACTGCGGTGCGTATCATGCCCTGGCAGCCGCAATGGCAGGGGGAGATGTTTAGTCGGCATCAATTAACACTGCCCGGTTTTGTCCATTGGTGGCGCAAAGCGGCGGACACGGTTTTTCGCTATACCCTGGCGGGTGACAGGGAATTCGCCAGCTGGCTATGCCAGTACTGCACGGCACAAGGCTGGCAAATCCAGCAGGCGCACTGGGGCCAGGGGCTGAATATCCTGGCCTGGCGGGAGGGGCAACTGATGCTGGGATTCTGGTCGGCGGCGACGCAGCCTGAGATTGACACCGTCACTATTCTCGCCGCGTTTGTGCGAGCGCCAGACAATGCTGAAATACGCCATGCGCTGCTGAGCGGCAAACCCGCAGGTATAGCGCCTGACGAGGGGGCGATAGTGTGCAGCTGTTTCAGCGTAGGCGAAATGGCGATCGTCCGGGCGATCACCGACGGTTGCCATTCGGTTCAGACGTTGGGGCAACAGCTGCGCTGCGGCAGCAACTGTGGGTCGTGCATCCCGGAGTTGCGTGCCTTACTGAAACAAACGGTAACGCTTAAAGAGTAA
- the ntrB gene encoding nitrate ABC transporter permease, translated as MKQNTQLKTPEPAVGEVITLAAVTVRKRKTPAYLWLHAWVRRAVPALLGMGLLVVCWQLAAINSQGFPTPLSTLDSALTLFADPFYNNGPNDMGIGWNVLASLQRVAIGFGLAALVGIPLGFLIGRFTFASHMFSPLVALLRPVSPLAWLPIGLLLFQKAEPASSWTIFICSIWPMVINTAEGVRRIPDDYLNVARVLQLSEWTVMRRILFPAVLPAILTGMRLSIGIAWLVIVAAEMLTGGLGIGFWIWNEWNNLNVENILIAILIIGVVGLLLEQGLMRVARRFSWQEK; from the coding sequence ATGAAACAAAACACGCAACTAAAAACCCCTGAACCGGCTGTGGGTGAGGTGATCACGCTGGCTGCCGTGACGGTGAGAAAACGCAAAACGCCGGCCTATTTGTGGCTGCACGCGTGGGTCAGACGAGCCGTGCCCGCGCTGCTGGGGATGGGCCTACTGGTGGTGTGCTGGCAACTGGCGGCGATCAACAGCCAGGGATTTCCGACGCCGCTCAGCACGCTGGACTCGGCGCTAACGCTGTTTGCTGACCCGTTCTATAACAATGGGCCGAACGATATGGGCATCGGCTGGAACGTGCTGGCGTCATTGCAGCGGGTGGCCATTGGTTTTGGCCTCGCGGCGCTAGTCGGCATCCCGCTCGGATTTCTGATTGGCCGATTTACCTTCGCCTCACACATGTTTTCACCGCTGGTCGCGCTGCTGCGCCCGGTCAGCCCGTTGGCCTGGCTGCCCATTGGGTTGCTGCTGTTTCAAAAGGCGGAACCGGCCTCCAGCTGGACTATTTTTATCTGCTCCATCTGGCCGATGGTGATCAACACCGCCGAAGGGGTGCGCAGAATTCCTGACGATTATCTCAACGTCGCCCGTGTGCTCCAACTCTCCGAGTGGACGGTGATGCGCCGCATTCTTTTTCCCGCGGTACTGCCTGCGATCCTCACCGGTATGCGCCTGTCTATCGGTATTGCCTGGTTGGTGATTGTGGCCGCCGAAATGCTCACCGGTGGACTGGGCATTGGCTTTTGGATCTGGAATGAGTGGAACAACCTCAACGTCGAAAACATTCTTATCGCCATTCTCATTATCGGCGTCGTGGGCCTGCTGCTTGAGCAGGGGCTAATGCGGGTCGCCCGTCGTTTTAGCTGGCAGGAAAAATAA
- the nirB gene encoding nitrite reductase large subunit NirB, giving the protein MTQRLVIVGHGMAATRLTEALLAYKCSDIAITLIGEEPQLAYNRIQLSPVLGGEKTFAHTLLHPRQWYTDHGVTVLSGERVLAVDATRRRLTTCTRILEWDELVFATGSVPFIPPIPGGEQAHVHAFRTMADVEAILQQPGPVVVLGGGVLGVEAAAALRLNCDNVTLIHRAERLMEHQLDRQASDLLQAQLTARGIRCVLNSGITCIEGDRVTLLDGEQLAAQRVVMATGVKPNIHLAQESGVSCQRGIVVDAQLRTTVAGISAVGECCEINGQTWGLVAPCLQQAEVLAARLAGQNGEGFRWQDRGTRLKVTGIELFSAGVTDAEPTDTALSSWDPLSRDYRRLLIRDGKLHGVLLMGNCRSAAPLTDLLDAHAPANSAWLFDRFDTQPPAAGLMTMTKPTLAVVGHGMVGHHFLEQCVSRNLHMQYHIVVFGEERYAAYDRVHLSEYFAGRSAQSLSLVDEDFFARHGIELRLAQCVTQIDREARVIRTASGHETHWDALVLATGSYPFVPPVKGGDSADCFVYRTLDDLDAIAEKAKNARRGVVIGGGLLGLEAANALRQLGLETHVVEFAANLMAVQLDNAGAAMLREKIEALGVGVHTAKSTREIERTPDGLVLHFADGERLDTDLVVFSAGIRPQDTLARSSGLHLGDRGGISIDSHCRTSDDAIYAIGECALWEGRIFGLVAPGYQMARVAAARLAGEEASFGGADMSTKLKLLGVDVASFGDAQARTPGAQSYQWTHGPQQIYKKIVVSADGKTLLGGVLVGDASDYATLLQMMLNGLVLPAQPESLILPAVAGSAPKVFGVAALPDAAQICSCHNVSKADICRAVSAGATDIGAIKQCTKAATGCGGCSALVKQVMEHQLAAQGVEVKKDICEHFPWSRQEIYHLVRVNHIHTFEQLIARYGHGHGCEICKPLVGSVLASCWNEYLLKPAHLPLQDTNDRYFANIQKDGSYSVVPRMPAGEVTPDGLIAIGQIAKRYQLYSKITGGQRVDLFGARLEQLPDIWRELVEAGFETGHAYGKSLRTVKSCVGSTWCRYGVQDSTGLAVTLENRYKGLRAPHKIKMAVSGCTRECAEAQGKDVGVIATDKGWNLYLCGNGGMKPRHADLFASDLDDATLIQTIDRFLMFYIRTADRLQRTSTWMDNLEGGIDYLREVIMDDSLGIASEFEQEMARVVESYQCEWQTTLSSPQRLALFRSYVNSDAPDDAIARQALRGQPQLAPPVRHARETLPVKPWQAICPLEAIPEQAGIGALLGDLQIALFRFGQSIYALDNREPGSDAQVLSRGILGDVAGEPVVISPLYKQRIRLRDGRQYDSGEQAVRAWPVKVVDGKVWVGNQALILRAEAS; this is encoded by the coding sequence ATGACGCAACGACTGGTCATTGTGGGGCACGGCATGGCGGCGACGCGCCTGACCGAGGCGCTGCTGGCGTACAAGTGCAGCGACATCGCGATCACGCTTATCGGTGAGGAACCGCAGCTGGCCTATAACCGCATCCAGCTATCACCGGTGCTGGGTGGGGAGAAGACGTTTGCCCACACGCTACTTCATCCGCGCCAGTGGTATACCGACCACGGCGTCACGGTGCTGAGCGGGGAACGCGTGCTGGCCGTTGATGCGACTCGCCGCCGGCTGACGACCTGCACGCGCATCCTTGAGTGGGATGAGCTGGTTTTTGCCACCGGCTCGGTGCCGTTTATTCCGCCAATTCCCGGCGGTGAACAGGCGCATGTGCACGCGTTTCGCACGATGGCGGATGTGGAGGCCATCTTGCAACAACCAGGTCCGGTGGTGGTGCTTGGCGGCGGCGTACTCGGCGTGGAGGCAGCGGCAGCGCTACGGCTAAACTGTGACAACGTCACGTTAATTCATCGCGCCGAACGCCTGATGGAACACCAGCTGGATCGGCAGGCCAGCGATCTGTTGCAGGCCCAGCTGACAGCGCGCGGTATTCGCTGCGTACTCAATTCCGGGATTACGTGCATTGAAGGAGATCGCGTCACATTGCTGGATGGTGAGCAGTTGGCCGCGCAGCGGGTGGTGATGGCGACCGGCGTCAAACCCAATATCCACCTGGCGCAGGAGAGCGGTGTGAGCTGCCAACGGGGGATCGTGGTGGACGCACAACTGCGTACCACCGTCGCAGGCATCAGCGCGGTGGGCGAGTGTTGTGAAATTAACGGCCAGACCTGGGGGCTGGTGGCACCGTGCCTGCAGCAGGCCGAGGTGCTGGCTGCACGCCTGGCAGGCCAGAACGGCGAGGGATTTCGTTGGCAGGATCGCGGCACGCGCCTGAAGGTGACGGGAATCGAACTGTTCAGCGCTGGGGTAACGGACGCCGAACCCACGGATACCGCGTTGAGTAGCTGGGATCCGCTCAGCAGAGACTACCGCCGTCTGCTGATTCGCGACGGAAAACTCCATGGCGTGCTGTTAATGGGCAATTGCCGCAGCGCTGCGCCGCTCACCGACTTGCTGGATGCACACGCGCCGGCAAATTCCGCCTGGCTATTTGACCGCTTTGATACGCAGCCACCGGCTGCAGGACTGATGACGATGACAAAACCGACGCTGGCTGTTGTGGGACACGGTATGGTTGGCCACCATTTTCTCGAGCAATGCGTAAGCCGCAACCTGCATATGCAGTATCACATCGTGGTGTTCGGCGAAGAACGTTATGCCGCCTATGATCGGGTACATCTTTCCGAGTATTTCGCCGGGCGCAGCGCGCAGTCGCTGTCACTGGTGGACGAGGACTTCTTTGCGCGTCACGGTATCGAGCTGCGTCTTGCGCAGTGTGTTACGCAAATCGACCGTGAAGCTCGGGTTATCCGTACCGCCAGCGGCCATGAAACCCACTGGGATGCGCTGGTGCTGGCCACCGGGTCGTACCCGTTTGTGCCGCCGGTAAAAGGCGGTGATTCCGCGGATTGTTTTGTTTACCGTACGCTCGACGATCTCGATGCCATTGCGGAAAAAGCGAAAAATGCCCGGCGTGGGGTGGTGATTGGCGGTGGGCTGCTTGGGCTGGAGGCGGCCAATGCGCTGCGCCAGCTTGGGCTGGAAACACATGTCGTTGAATTCGCCGCGAACCTGATGGCGGTGCAACTGGATAATGCCGGCGCCGCTATGCTGCGCGAAAAAATTGAGGCGCTGGGGGTGGGGGTGCATACCGCAAAATCCACCCGCGAAATTGAGCGTACGCCAGACGGCCTGGTGCTGCATTTTGCCGACGGAGAGCGGCTGGACACCGATCTGGTGGTGTTTTCCGCCGGTATCCGCCCGCAGGATACGCTGGCTCGCAGCAGTGGCTTACACCTCGGCGATCGCGGTGGAATAAGCATTGATAGCCACTGCCGCACGTCAGATGATGCCATTTACGCCATTGGCGAGTGCGCGCTGTGGGAAGGGCGGATATTTGGACTGGTGGCGCCGGGCTATCAGATGGCGCGCGTTGCCGCCGCGCGGCTGGCCGGGGAAGAGGCCAGTTTTGGCGGGGCGGACATGAGCACTAAGCTCAAGCTGCTCGGCGTTGATGTGGCGTCATTTGGTGATGCGCAGGCGCGCACGCCGGGGGCGCAAAGCTATCAGTGGACCCACGGCCCACAGCAAATCTACAAGAAAATCGTCGTCAGCGCCGACGGCAAAACGCTGCTGGGCGGCGTGTTGGTGGGCGATGCCAGTGACTATGCCACGCTACTACAAATGATGTTGAACGGACTGGTGCTGCCCGCGCAGCCGGAATCGCTGATCCTGCCTGCCGTGGCGGGTAGCGCACCGAAAGTGTTTGGGGTGGCGGCACTCCCTGACGCCGCACAGATTTGTTCTTGTCATAACGTCAGCAAGGCCGATATCTGCCGGGCGGTCAGCGCTGGGGCGACGGATATCGGTGCAATAAAACAGTGTACCAAAGCGGCAACCGGCTGTGGCGGGTGCAGCGCACTGGTCAAACAGGTGATGGAGCATCAGCTGGCTGCACAGGGTGTGGAGGTCAAAAAGGATATCTGTGAACACTTTCCCTGGTCGCGTCAGGAAATCTATCATCTGGTGCGGGTGAATCATATTCACACTTTCGAACAGTTGATTGCCCGCTATGGACACGGGCACGGCTGTGAAATTTGTAAACCGCTGGTGGGGTCGGTGCTGGCCTCCTGCTGGAATGAGTATCTGCTTAAACCTGCGCATCTGCCGTTGCAGGATACGAACGATCGCTATTTTGCCAACATTCAAAAAGACGGATCGTATTCGGTGGTCCCGCGCATGCCGGCGGGGGAAGTGACGCCGGATGGCCTGATTGCCATTGGTCAGATTGCTAAACGCTACCAGTTGTACAGCAAAATTACCGGCGGGCAGCGGGTTGATCTCTTCGGTGCGCGGCTTGAACAGTTGCCCGATATCTGGCGCGAGCTGGTCGAGGCGGGGTTCGAGACCGGGCATGCTTACGGGAAGTCGCTGCGTACGGTGAAGTCCTGCGTCGGCTCAACCTGGTGTCGCTACGGTGTTCAGGACTCAACCGGACTGGCGGTCACGCTGGAGAATCGTTACAAGGGCCTGCGCGCACCGCACAAAATCAAAATGGCGGTTTCCGGCTGTACCCGCGAGTGTGCCGAAGCCCAAGGGAAAGATGTCGGCGTCATTGCCACGGATAAAGGCTGGAACCTGTATTTGTGCGGCAACGGCGGCATGAAGCCGCGCCATGCCGATCTATTTGCCAGCGATCTGGATGATGCCACGCTGATTCAGACCATCGATCGTTTCCTGATGTTCTACATCCGCACCGCGGACCGCCTGCAGCGTACCAGTACCTGGATGGACAATCTCGAGGGCGGTATTGATTACCTGCGCGAGGTGATCATGGACGATAGCTTAGGTATTGCCAGCGAGTTTGAACAAGAGATGGCGCGGGTAGTGGAAAGCTACCAGTGCGAGTGGCAAACCACGCTCAGCAGTCCGCAACGTCTGGCGCTGTTTCGCTCTTACGTCAACAGCGATGCCCCGGATGACGCCATCGCGCGTCAAGCCTTACGCGGCCAGCCGCAGTTGGCCCCCCCTGTACGCCATGCTCGTGAGACATTGCCGGTGAAACCCTGGCAGGCGATCTGCCCGCTTGAGGCGATCCCGGAACAGGCAGGGATTGGTGCCCTACTGGGTGACCTGCAAATCGCACTCTTCCGTTTTGGTCAGTCGATTTATGCGCTGGATAATCGTGAACCCGGCAGTGACGCTCAGGTACTTTCGCGCGGCATTTTGGGGGATGTGGCCGGTGAGCCTGTTGTGATTTCGCCGCTGTATAAACAGCGCATTCGCCTGCGTGATGGTCGCCAGTATGACAGCGGCGAGCAGGCGGTACGCGCTTGGCCGGTGAAAGTGGTGGATGGAAAAGTGTGGGTGGGCAATCAGGCATTGATTCTGCGCGCGGAGGCCTCATGA
- the nasR gene encoding nitrate regulatory protein NasR (NasR is a transcription antiterminator and transcriptional regulator for the nasFEDCBA operon) yields MMTHAQDPGATQWFHHARQLENTQLRQLAQSGQLVTRISHLVHMLQCERGASNIWLCSRGSLYGPEVRASRALVDEECRQLHALFTQLMPQASSTLCHRIAGTVWCLSQLPALREAVSGQALDAQQAMAQYNRALRHVLGIVPQLNDSIDDPYVARGMVALYSFMQGKELVGQERALGAIGFTLGEFEPPMRQALVDRIDGQQPCFEAFSSLASPALVQHFRQQCEASGTIEQLRRQVCTRHPQADNGESTLRWFTLQTQRLERLRDVEERLIGELMQAVERRLAEDANALPLDNWLDDSADDNLCLRRDKQLLLLVRQQARQLEQMSGQLASLQDTLEERKVIDKAKSVLMNHHNMSEEQAWQRLRKMAMDKNQRMVDIARALLTVKSLIQG; encoded by the coding sequence ATGATGACACATGCGCAAGACCCCGGTGCCACGCAATGGTTTCACCACGCACGTCAGCTTGAGAATACCCAGCTTCGCCAGTTGGCGCAGTCAGGCCAACTGGTGACGCGCATTAGCCATCTGGTGCATATGCTACAGTGCGAACGCGGTGCATCCAACATTTGGTTGTGCTCCCGTGGGTCACTTTACGGTCCGGAGGTCCGTGCCAGCCGCGCACTGGTGGATGAGGAATGTCGACAACTGCACGCGCTGTTTACGCAGCTTATGCCGCAGGCCAGTAGCACGCTATGCCATCGCATCGCCGGTACCGTCTGGTGCCTGTCGCAGTTGCCCGCATTGCGTGAAGCGGTCAGCGGGCAGGCGTTAGATGCGCAACAGGCCATGGCGCAGTACAACCGTGCGCTGCGGCATGTGCTCGGTATTGTCCCGCAACTTAATGACAGTATTGATGACCCCTACGTTGCCCGCGGGATGGTGGCCCTGTACAGCTTTATGCAGGGCAAAGAGCTGGTGGGGCAAGAGCGGGCATTGGGCGCGATTGGCTTTACGCTTGGCGAATTTGAGCCGCCTATGCGCCAGGCGCTGGTGGATCGGATCGACGGACAGCAGCCGTGCTTTGAAGCCTTTAGCTCACTGGCCTCACCGGCGCTGGTGCAGCATTTTCGCCAGCAGTGTGAAGCCTCTGGCACGATTGAACAGTTGCGTCGACAGGTTTGCACGCGACACCCGCAGGCCGATAACGGCGAAAGCACGCTGCGCTGGTTTACGTTGCAGACCCAGCGGCTGGAACGTTTACGCGACGTGGAGGAGAGGCTGATCGGCGAGCTGATGCAGGCCGTTGAGCGGCGTCTGGCGGAAGACGCCAACGCGCTGCCGCTCGATAACTGGCTTGATGATAGCGCCGATGACAACCTCTGCCTGCGTCGCGACAAACAGCTTCTGCTGCTGGTTCGCCAGCAGGCACGCCAGCTCGAGCAGATGAGCGGCCAACTGGCGTCGCTACAGGATACGTTAGAAGAGCGGAAGGTGATTGATAAGGCGAAAAGTGTACTGATGAATCATCACAATATGAGTGAGGAACAGGCCTGGCAACGGCTGCGCAAAATGGCGATGGATAAAAATCAGCGGATGGTGGATATCGCCCGTGCGCTGTTGACCGTGAAATCACTCATTCAGGGATAG